A single window of Archangium gephyra DNA harbors:
- a CDS encoding organic hydroperoxide resistance protein, translated as MHMSPTILEKRLYTATATATAGRDGRVKSDDGHLDVAVVPPRALGGSGAGTNPEQLFAGGYAACFGSALGHVARAQKITTGPVSITANVTIGPVGKGFGLAVELLASIPELPREQAEALLRAAHEVCPYSNATRGNIVVDLRLV; from the coding sequence ATGCACATGAGCCCCACGATTCTCGAGAAGCGCCTGTACACCGCGACGGCCACCGCTACGGCGGGACGTGATGGCCGGGTGAAGAGCGACGATGGCCACCTGGATGTCGCGGTGGTCCCGCCGCGCGCGCTCGGTGGGAGCGGCGCCGGAACCAACCCCGAGCAGCTCTTCGCGGGTGGCTACGCGGCGTGCTTCGGCAGCGCCCTCGGGCACGTGGCCCGGGCGCAGAAGATCACCACGGGGCCGGTCTCCATCACGGCGAACGTCACCATCGGGCCCGTGGGCAAGGGCTTCGGCCTCGCCGTGGAGCTCCTCGCGTCCATCCCCGAGCTGCCGCGCGAGCAGGCCGAGGCGCTGCTGCGCGCCGCCCACGAGGTCTGCCCGTACTCCAACGCCACGCGCGGCAACATCGTCGTGGAC
- a CDS encoding LLM class flavin-dependent oxidoreductase, with translation MVPLSVLDLSPIVEGSDAARSLRNTLDLARQAERLGYRRYWLAEHHNMAGVASAATSVVIGYVAGGTSTIRVGAGGIMLPNHAPLVIAEQFGTLESLYPGRIELGLGRAPGTDSVTSHALRRTLAGDVDSFPQDVVELMNYFRPAEPGQRVRAVPGAGLNVPIWILGSSLFGAQLAAALGLPYAFASHFAPGHMMQAIDVYRSRFRPSEQLERPYVMLGLNVFAADTDEEGRRLMSSVQQAFLNLRRGQPGPLQPPVDNFEQGLHPMERAGLEQALSCSVVGSPESVLRGMRDFIARTGADELMVTSQIFDHAARVHSYELAAEARDVLARAS, from the coding sequence ATGGTCCCCCTCTCCGTCCTCGATCTCTCGCCCATCGTCGAGGGTAGCGATGCCGCCCGCTCCCTGCGCAACACGCTCGACCTCGCCCGCCAGGCCGAGCGCCTGGGCTATCGCCGCTACTGGCTGGCCGAGCACCACAACATGGCCGGCGTGGCGAGCGCCGCGACCTCTGTGGTCATCGGCTACGTGGCCGGCGGCACCTCGACGATCCGCGTCGGCGCCGGAGGCATCATGTTGCCGAACCATGCGCCGCTGGTGATCGCCGAGCAGTTCGGCACGCTGGAGTCGCTCTACCCGGGCCGCATCGAGCTGGGCCTGGGGCGCGCTCCGGGCACCGACTCCGTCACCTCCCACGCGCTCCGGCGGACCCTGGCCGGTGACGTCGACTCCTTCCCCCAGGATGTCGTCGAGCTGATGAACTACTTCCGCCCCGCCGAGCCCGGCCAGCGGGTCCGGGCCGTTCCCGGAGCGGGCTTGAACGTCCCCATCTGGATTCTCGGCTCCAGCCTCTTCGGCGCGCAGCTCGCCGCGGCGTTGGGGCTCCCGTACGCCTTCGCCTCGCACTTCGCGCCCGGCCACATGATGCAGGCCATCGACGTCTACCGCAGCCGGTTCCGCCCCTCGGAGCAGCTCGAGCGCCCCTACGTCATGCTGGGCCTCAACGTCTTCGCGGCCGACACCGACGAGGAGGGCCGCCGGTTGATGTCCTCCGTGCAGCAGGCCTTCCTCAACCTGCGCCGCGGCCAGCCCGGTCCCCTCCAGCCACCTGTCGACAATTTCGAGCAGGGGCTGCACCCCATGGAGCGGGCGGGCCTCGAGCAGGCGCTGTCCTGCTCCGTCGTGGGCTCACCCGAGAGCGTCCTCCGCGGGATGCGGGACTTCATCGCCCGTACCGGCGCCGATGAGCTCATGGTGACGTCCCAGATCTTCGACCACGCCGCGCGCGTGCACTCGTACGAGCTCGCCGCCGAGGCCCGCGACGTGCTCGCCCGCGCGAGCTGA
- a CDS encoding MarR family winged helix-turn-helix transcriptional regulator has product MAEKKKGGAARAEELEELCRLDNQLCFAVYTASNLITRLYRPLLEPLGITYPQYLALLALWEHSPRTVGELGEALGLDSGTLTPLLKRLEANGIVARKRAAEDERRVMVELTPAGQKLRARAAAVPQEMICKLRLPLEQAAELRDALKRLTRDLQALPEGNEG; this is encoded by the coding sequence ATGGCTGAGAAGAAGAAGGGCGGGGCGGCACGCGCGGAGGAGCTGGAGGAACTCTGCCGGCTGGACAATCAGCTCTGCTTCGCCGTGTACACGGCGAGCAATCTGATCACGCGGCTGTACCGGCCGCTGCTCGAGCCGCTGGGCATCACCTATCCGCAGTACCTGGCGCTGCTGGCGCTCTGGGAGCACTCCCCGCGCACGGTGGGTGAGTTGGGCGAGGCGTTGGGGCTCGACTCCGGCACGCTCACGCCCCTGCTCAAGCGGCTGGAGGCCAACGGCATCGTGGCCCGCAAGCGCGCCGCGGAGGACGAGCGCCGTGTCATGGTCGAGCTCACGCCCGCCGGGCAGAAGCTGCGCGCCCGCGCGGCGGCCGTCCCCCAGGAGATGATCTGCAAGCTCCGGCTTCCGCTCGAGCAGGCGGCGGAGCTGCGGGACGCGCTCAAGCGGCTCACCCGGGACCTGCAGGCACTGCCAGAAGGAAACGAAGGATGA
- a CDS encoding pirin family protein — translation MKSPIIETRPLGFPWVTADPFLFCVHHDDAYPAGNEHLGPAAPLSGRNLGQDFDGKDGWNMYHGEVVPGFPGHPHRGFETVTLVRKGLIDHSDSLGAAARFGHGDVQWLTAGAGVVHSEMFPLVDASRPNPTELFQIWLNLPAEDKLAPPHFAMLWDQDIPRVSFTDEAGRRTEVTVAAGQLEGRRAPPPPPRSWAARPDTDVAIWTLRLEAGAVWTLPPAANPRANRTLYFFEGDALKVADQDVRAHQALVVRSDAAVRLEALGSACEVLMLQGRPIGQPVVQYGPFVMNSRAEIQQAFNDYQRTGFGGWPWRSGDPVHPREEGRFARHADGRIERPSR, via the coding sequence ATGAAGAGCCCCATCATCGAGACCCGCCCACTGGGCTTCCCCTGGGTGACCGCGGATCCCTTCCTGTTCTGCGTGCACCACGACGACGCGTACCCCGCCGGAAACGAGCACCTCGGGCCCGCGGCCCCGCTCTCGGGCCGCAACCTGGGCCAGGACTTCGACGGCAAGGACGGCTGGAACATGTACCACGGGGAGGTCGTCCCCGGCTTTCCCGGGCACCCGCACCGCGGCTTCGAGACGGTGACGCTGGTGCGCAAGGGCCTCATCGACCACTCGGACTCGCTGGGCGCCGCGGCGCGCTTCGGCCACGGGGACGTGCAGTGGCTGACCGCGGGCGCGGGCGTCGTGCACTCGGAGATGTTCCCGCTCGTGGACGCGAGCCGCCCCAACCCGACCGAGCTGTTCCAGATCTGGCTCAACCTGCCCGCCGAGGACAAGCTCGCGCCGCCGCACTTCGCGATGCTCTGGGACCAGGACATCCCGCGCGTGTCGTTCACGGACGAGGCCGGGCGCCGCACCGAGGTCACCGTGGCCGCGGGCCAGCTGGAGGGCCGTCGCGCACCCCCGCCGCCACCCCGCTCGTGGGCCGCGCGCCCCGACACGGACGTGGCCATCTGGACCCTCCGCCTGGAAGCCGGTGCGGTGTGGACGCTGCCGCCCGCCGCGAACCCGCGCGCCAACCGCACGCTCTACTTCTTCGAGGGCGATGCGCTGAAGGTGGCGGACCAGGACGTCCGAGCGCACCAGGCCCTCGTGGTCCGGAGCGACGCGGCGGTGCGCCTCGAGGCCCTGGGCAGCGCCTGCGAGGTGCTGATGCTGCAGGGGCGCCCCATTGGCCAACCGGTGGTGCAGTACGGCCCCTTCGTGATGAACAGCCGCGCGGAAATCCAGCAGGCCTTCAACGACTACCAGCGCACGGGTTTCGGTGGCTGGCCGTGGCGGTCCGGCGATCCGGTCCACCCGCGTGAAGAAGGGCGCTTCGCCCGCCACGCGGACGGCCGCATCGAGCGTCCCTCCCGCTGA
- a CDS encoding FkbM family methyltransferase: MALEAFADELIVSETRYGTMRHFRNDDPVGVSLEMYGEWAQHELDLFARLLNRGDHVLDIGANVGTHTLGFASLVGPGGRVVAFEPQPVIFELLRGNVHANGLTHVSCEQAALAEHAGSATLSVPDYHQRHNSGLAALQAGGKTVEIQTRTLDDYGFERCALVKLDVEGWERAVLRGGKQTLARCRPHLYAECNSIEKAWELVTETAGEYEAWLHSPPAFNPGNFRHRADNRFGAAHETNLLLVARERAEQLRPLLGELPFLTPVPSLDALSRAFLRTTRYGETVETAERAQILSREVAELERKVAAAPPSGEPAGRPTLKRKVHVIIPVYNGHDDLRQLVHSLFTAHPVPGELLHFLFINDASPDPRVAAFLGEPLLERADVTRLTNEQNLGFIGTVNRGLAACAFGPDGTDVIILNSDTQVHGNVFAILQEVADRSPNVASVTPLTNNGTIASLWNWPDGVDLSPGLAPELVARAIEEARIEALPVPAPSGIGFCMYMTKRALDAVGGLDPIFGKGYGEENHWCQSAAKKGFVNLLTTEAFVYHHGSVSFGNSVKQRQLQQNLALLNNLHPSYDRDVQDYIQRDPHHHERLQALWAVRRQKKAQDGLATVLFILHTDPAYFGGGTERHTLSLTRALLETGRAEVLHLYPDSEGHAVLTSYVPGTGETTLQPFFKERFDKGSVFALLKTMAPEIDTLHVQHMLGWPHWMLQAPELLPHAHKLLTLHDYYTGCPSIRMMSNGAYCGVPADLTACNECLTTQHGFRELPMDAWRTTHARFIARFDRVLMPSEAARRTLLRAFEVVRDESGVPLARGLEARIEVAPNFLLSEPGQPPARTGPEATSARIVYLGAFTREKGGQLFTGAVEELTRRGHAVEIWGELGMPLPPGVTHRRYRGSEELRALAAQYPVDVVTIAAVWPETFSFTTFEATLDLGAPVVVGPTGNPPEVVRKYGLGAVLEALTPSALVSAVEECLRLRPHLAARLAVLREHARTLTVGAYLDRAYPTLAARVKVPVLPVRRLPAPTRRRIVQMLPPPPPVVPRLEVPPLRYKLADGANEAIKAHLPAMHALSKWLMRRARRGEN; encoded by the coding sequence GTGGCCCTTGAAGCATTCGCGGACGAGTTGATCGTTTCGGAGACGCGCTACGGCACGATGCGCCATTTCCGGAACGATGACCCGGTTGGCGTCTCCCTGGAGATGTATGGCGAGTGGGCGCAGCACGAGCTCGACCTGTTCGCCCGGTTGCTCAACCGGGGCGACCACGTGCTGGACATCGGCGCGAACGTGGGGACGCACACCCTCGGGTTCGCCTCCCTGGTGGGTCCGGGCGGCCGGGTAGTGGCCTTCGAGCCGCAGCCGGTCATCTTCGAGCTGCTGCGGGGCAACGTGCACGCCAATGGCCTCACGCACGTGAGCTGCGAGCAGGCCGCGCTCGCCGAGCACGCCGGTAGCGCGACGCTGTCCGTGCCCGACTATCACCAGCGTCACAACTCGGGGCTCGCCGCGCTTCAGGCTGGCGGCAAGACGGTCGAGATCCAGACCCGGACGCTCGACGACTACGGCTTCGAGCGCTGTGCACTCGTGAAGCTGGACGTCGAGGGCTGGGAGCGTGCCGTCCTCCGGGGTGGCAAGCAGACACTCGCGCGGTGCCGGCCCCACCTGTATGCCGAGTGCAACTCCATCGAGAAGGCCTGGGAGCTGGTGACCGAGACGGCCGGGGAGTACGAGGCCTGGCTTCACTCCCCTCCCGCCTTCAATCCGGGCAACTTCCGGCACCGGGCGGACAACCGCTTCGGCGCCGCCCACGAGACGAACCTCCTGCTGGTGGCCCGTGAGCGCGCGGAGCAGCTGCGCCCGCTGCTCGGGGAGCTCCCGTTCCTCACCCCGGTGCCCTCCCTGGACGCCCTGTCGCGCGCCTTCCTGCGCACCACGCGCTACGGCGAGACGGTCGAGACGGCCGAGCGCGCGCAAATCCTCAGCCGGGAGGTGGCGGAGCTGGAGCGCAAGGTCGCCGCGGCGCCCCCGTCCGGAGAGCCCGCCGGGCGGCCCACGCTCAAGCGCAAGGTGCACGTCATCATCCCCGTGTACAACGGGCATGACGACCTGCGGCAGCTGGTGCACTCGCTCTTCACCGCCCACCCCGTGCCCGGCGAGCTGCTCCACTTCCTCTTCATCAACGATGCCTCGCCCGACCCGCGCGTCGCCGCGTTCCTGGGCGAGCCGCTGTTGGAGCGCGCGGACGTCACGCGGCTGACCAACGAGCAGAACCTGGGCTTCATCGGGACCGTGAACCGCGGCCTCGCCGCGTGCGCCTTCGGTCCGGACGGCACGGACGTCATCATCCTCAACAGCGACACCCAGGTTCACGGCAACGTCTTCGCCATCCTCCAGGAGGTCGCGGACCGCTCGCCCAACGTGGCCTCGGTGACGCCGCTGACGAACAACGGCACCATCGCCAGCCTGTGGAACTGGCCGGACGGCGTCGACCTCTCCCCGGGCCTCGCGCCCGAGCTGGTGGCGCGCGCCATCGAGGAGGCCCGCATCGAGGCGCTCCCCGTGCCCGCCCCTTCCGGCATTGGGTTCTGCATGTACATGACGAAGCGGGCCCTCGACGCGGTGGGCGGCCTGGATCCGATCTTCGGCAAGGGCTATGGCGAGGAGAACCACTGGTGCCAGAGCGCGGCCAAGAAGGGGTTCGTCAACCTCCTCACCACCGAGGCCTTCGTCTACCACCACGGCTCGGTGTCCTTCGGCAACAGCGTCAAGCAGCGCCAGCTGCAGCAGAACCTGGCACTGCTCAACAACCTGCACCCCTCGTACGACCGGGACGTGCAGGACTACATCCAGCGGGATCCCCATCACCACGAGCGGCTGCAGGCGCTGTGGGCGGTGCGCCGCCAGAAGAAGGCCCAGGACGGCCTGGCCACGGTGCTCTTCATCCTGCACACGGACCCCGCGTACTTCGGAGGCGGAACCGAGCGGCACACCCTGTCACTGACGCGGGCCCTGCTCGAGACGGGGCGGGCCGAGGTGCTCCACCTCTACCCGGACTCCGAGGGGCACGCGGTGCTCACCAGCTACGTTCCGGGGACGGGTGAGACCACGCTCCAGCCCTTCTTCAAGGAGCGCTTCGACAAGGGCTCGGTCTTCGCGCTGCTCAAGACCATGGCGCCGGAGATCGACACGCTGCACGTGCAGCACATGCTGGGCTGGCCCCACTGGATGCTGCAGGCGCCCGAGCTGCTGCCCCATGCCCACAAGCTGCTCACGCTGCACGACTACTACACCGGCTGCCCCTCCATCCGCATGATGTCCAATGGAGCGTACTGCGGGGTGCCGGCGGACCTGACCGCCTGCAACGAGTGCCTCACCACCCAGCACGGCTTCCGCGAGCTGCCGATGGACGCCTGGCGCACCACCCATGCCCGCTTCATCGCGCGGTTCGACCGCGTGCTGATGCCCTCCGAGGCCGCCAGGCGCACGCTGCTGCGCGCCTTCGAGGTGGTGAGGGATGAGTCCGGGGTGCCACTCGCGCGCGGCCTGGAGGCCCGCATCGAGGTGGCGCCCAACTTCCTGCTGTCCGAGCCCGGCCAGCCCCCGGCACGGACCGGCCCCGAGGCCACTTCCGCGCGCATCGTCTACCTGGGGGCCTTCACCCGGGAGAAGGGTGGACAGCTCTTCACCGGAGCGGTGGAGGAGCTCACGCGCCGGGGCCATGCCGTGGAGATCTGGGGCGAGCTCGGCATGCCGCTTCCCCCGGGAGTGACGCACCGGCGCTACCGCGGCTCCGAGGAGCTGCGGGCGCTCGCCGCCCAGTACCCGGTGGACGTCGTCACCATCGCCGCCGTGTGGCCCGAGACGTTCTCGTTCACGACCTTCGAGGCCACCCTGGACCTGGGCGCGCCCGTGGTCGTCGGTCCGACGGGCAATCCCCCCGAAGTCGTGCGCAAGTACGGGCTCGGCGCGGTGCTCGAGGCGCTCACCCCCTCGGCGCTCGTCTCGGCGGTGGAGGAGTGCCTGCGGTTGCGCCCACACCTGGCGGCCAGGCTCGCGGTGCTGCGGGAGCATGCGCGCACCCTGACGGTGGGTGCGTACCTGGACCGGGCCTACCCCACGCTGGCGGCCCGGGTGAAGGTCCCCGTCCTCCCCGTCCGGCGGCTGCCCGCGCCCACCCGGCGCCGCATCGTGCAGATGCTGCCGCCTCCTCCCCCCGTCGTCCCCCGCCTCGAGGTGCCGCCGCTGCGCTACAAGCTGGCGGACGGGGCCAACGAGGCCATCAAGGCGCACCTGCCCGCCATGCACGCCCTCAGCAAGTGGCTGATGCGGCGGGCCCGCCGTGGCGAGAACTGA
- a CDS encoding GtrA family protein: protein MDRLSQKTQLQILAFIGVGGAQLLVDAAVFHLLVQWSVPTVPANFTGRLVGACVGFVLNATMTFRSAMQGRMSWQAWRRFWMFWFAMSVISSVLVRSGQALLPADLQDSGALTAVKLGVEATLAAFSFIISRQWVFQT from the coding sequence GTGGATCGCCTCTCACAAAAGACCCAGCTCCAGATCCTCGCCTTCATCGGGGTGGGCGGAGCGCAGCTCCTGGTGGATGCGGCGGTGTTCCACCTCCTCGTGCAATGGAGCGTCCCCACGGTGCCGGCGAACTTCACGGGGCGCCTGGTGGGAGCCTGTGTGGGCTTCGTGCTCAACGCGACCATGACGTTCCGGTCCGCGATGCAGGGGCGCATGAGCTGGCAGGCGTGGAGGCGGTTCTGGATGTTCTGGTTCGCCATGTCGGTGATCAGCTCGGTCCTGGTCCGCTCGGGCCAGGCCCTGCTGCCGGCCGACCTGCAGGATTCTGGAGCCTTGACGGCGGTCAAGCTCGGCGTGGAAGCGACGCTGGCTGCTTTCAGCTTCATCATTTCGCGGCAGTGGGTTTTCCAAACATGA
- a CDS encoding glycosyltransferase family 2 protein, whose protein sequence is MTSESTAPSARLTFIHGGDSSELTTGSSAQPKRIAVVIPSYKVTRHIMSVLARIGPEVSAIYVVDDCCPDQSGALVEKECRDPRVKVLRNPVNLGVGGAVMTGYRAAIADGCDCIVKIDGDGQMSPELLPRFVAPILAGTADYTKGNRFYHIEDVVTMPRVRLFGNAVLSFMNKMSSGYWRVFDPTNGYTAISAPLAASLPYEKISNRYFFESDMLFRVGLMQAVVEDIPMRAVYGDEQSNLKITRILPQFLKGHLRNLMKRIGYEYFLRDFSVASIELVLGCMLALFALIFGSVEWWKSVMSNTPASSGTVMLAALPLILGVQFLLSFLSYDIRARGQSVISKRLPKNPDVR, encoded by the coding sequence ATGACATCTGAATCGACCGCGCCCAGCGCACGCCTCACCTTCATCCACGGCGGGGACTCCTCCGAGCTCACCACCGGCTCGAGTGCCCAGCCCAAGCGCATCGCCGTGGTGATTCCCTCCTACAAGGTGACGCGGCACATCATGTCGGTGCTCGCGCGCATCGGCCCGGAGGTCTCGGCCATCTACGTGGTGGATGACTGCTGCCCGGACCAGTCCGGAGCCCTGGTGGAGAAGGAGTGCCGGGATCCCCGGGTCAAGGTGCTGCGCAACCCGGTGAACCTGGGCGTGGGCGGCGCGGTGATGACCGGCTATCGCGCGGCCATCGCGGATGGCTGCGATTGCATCGTGAAGATCGATGGCGATGGGCAGATGAGCCCCGAGCTGTTGCCGCGCTTCGTGGCCCCCATCCTCGCGGGGACGGCCGACTACACCAAGGGCAACCGCTTCTATCACATCGAGGACGTGGTCACGATGCCGCGGGTGCGGCTGTTCGGCAACGCGGTGCTCTCGTTCATGAACAAGATGTCGTCCGGCTATTGGCGCGTCTTCGATCCCACCAACGGCTACACGGCGATCAGCGCGCCGCTGGCGGCCTCGCTGCCCTACGAGAAGATCAGCAACCGCTACTTCTTCGAGTCGGACATGCTGTTCCGGGTGGGGTTGATGCAGGCCGTGGTCGAGGACATCCCGATGCGGGCGGTCTACGGCGATGAGCAGTCCAACCTGAAGATCACCCGCATCCTGCCCCAGTTCCTCAAGGGCCACCTGCGCAACCTGATGAAGCGCATTGGCTACGAGTACTTCCTGCGGGACTTCTCCGTCGCCTCCATCGAGCTGGTGCTGGGGTGCATGTTGGCGCTCTTCGCGCTCATCTTCGGCTCGGTCGAGTGGTGGAAGTCGGTGATGAGCAACACCCCCGCCAGCAGCGGCACGGTGATGTTGGCGGCGCTGCCCCTCATCCTGGGCGTGCAGTTCCTGCTGTCGTTCCTCTCCTATGACATCCGGGCCCGGGGCCAATCCGTCATTTCCAAGCGCCTGCCCAAGAACCCAGACGTCCGATGA
- a CDS encoding DUF2142 domain-containing protein, translating into MTIATPSEGLSAPPRGLVHPLLQSVRKEKAVWGLFVLCVVLSLRVSSVTPLFQNPDEAAHYLRAYEISQGHFVNWRGHVGADMSCADYVVVAKQYGPVANFQQQAVDNLGDPACTVKSINTAGLYPAPGYLLSGLMLKVGEWKNWSTPTRLKAARKANGLVGCLFLLVGLLAIRHFRVPFAWAALLPMSFWQRSALSTDSLLLGAAFLFVCWVVRLVERQQRPTRADWAVLLGTAALIGSTKGLYGVICASALVLLWQRPPELGFWKWAAMLCTPGIVAVGVAGAWARVGDPSLIYLGNGANPGAQLAFMGQHPGQFLGILSGQVGALGKDWFRQMVAFFTWMPNDVGMTLAWMLTGLLLPLLATQTNPFNRAQRAVLLGTVLLGTLASIVPLYLTYNPPGYEGILGVQGRYFLPLVPLLFMAVAFERRESIHLSPPLRATLGMGLPFGVLTWLTATYLTR; encoded by the coding sequence ATGACGATCGCCACTCCCTCCGAAGGCCTGAGCGCTCCACCGAGGGGCCTGGTCCACCCCCTTCTCCAGTCGGTGAGGAAGGAGAAGGCCGTCTGGGGGCTCTTCGTCCTCTGCGTGGTGTTGAGCCTGCGGGTGAGCAGCGTGACGCCGCTCTTCCAGAATCCGGACGAGGCCGCCCACTATCTGCGCGCCTACGAGATCAGCCAGGGCCACTTCGTCAACTGGCGCGGGCACGTGGGCGCGGACATGTCCTGCGCCGACTACGTCGTCGTGGCGAAGCAGTACGGGCCGGTGGCCAACTTCCAGCAGCAGGCCGTGGACAACCTCGGGGACCCGGCCTGCACCGTGAAGAGCATCAACACGGCGGGCCTCTACCCCGCCCCCGGGTACCTGCTCAGCGGGTTGATGTTGAAGGTGGGTGAGTGGAAGAACTGGAGCACCCCGACCCGGCTGAAGGCGGCGCGCAAGGCGAACGGGCTGGTGGGCTGTCTGTTCCTGCTCGTGGGCCTGCTGGCCATCCGGCACTTCCGCGTGCCCTTCGCGTGGGCGGCCCTGCTCCCGATGAGCTTCTGGCAGCGCTCGGCGCTCTCGACCGACTCCCTGCTGCTCGGCGCGGCCTTTCTCTTCGTCTGCTGGGTGGTGCGGCTCGTGGAGCGCCAGCAGCGGCCCACCCGGGCCGACTGGGCCGTGCTCCTCGGCACCGCGGCGCTCATCGGCTCCACCAAGGGGCTGTATGGGGTGATCTGCGCCTCGGCCCTGGTGCTCCTCTGGCAGCGCCCCCCGGAGCTGGGTTTCTGGAAGTGGGCCGCGATGCTCTGCACTCCCGGCATCGTGGCGGTCGGGGTCGCGGGCGCGTGGGCCAGGGTGGGCGATCCTTCGCTCATCTACCTGGGCAATGGGGCCAACCCCGGGGCGCAGCTCGCCTTCATGGGCCAGCATCCCGGCCAGTTCCTGGGCATCTTGTCCGGACAGGTGGGCGCGCTGGGCAAGGACTGGTTCCGCCAGATGGTGGCCTTCTTCACGTGGATGCCGAACGACGTCGGCATGACCCTGGCGTGGATGCTGACCGGGCTGCTCCTTCCGCTGCTGGCCACGCAAACCAACCCGTTCAATCGCGCGCAGCGCGCGGTGCTCCTGGGGACCGTGCTGCTGGGAACCCTCGCGAGCATCGTGCCGCTGTACCTGACCTACAACCCGCCAGGCTACGAGGGGATCCTCGGCGTGCAGGGCAGGTACTTCCTTCCGCTCGTGCCCCTGCTCTTCATGGCCGTGGCCTTCGAGCGAAGGGAGAGCATCCACCTGAGCCCGCCGTTGAGGGCCACCCTGGGCATGGGCCTGCCCTTCGGCGTCCTCACGTGGCTGACGGCCACGTACCTCACCCGCTGA